TTGCGGAACTGATCGAGCGGGTTGACCGCTGGAGCGGGAGTTGTACCAGGGGCAACTGGTGTGGTGCCTGGGGCTGCAGCGCCGGGATTGAAGCCGGGGAGGAACTTGTTGATTGCTTCGCCGGCTTTGTCTTGGAAGATGCCGGTTGCTGCGCGGCCGGCGAGGTCTTTCGTCAAGTTCGCAATGACGCGCAGGTCGGGCGATGGTGCCGCGAGAGTGCCACGAATGGGAATCTGCAGCGATTGTCCCTTCAGCCCGGCGAGTGCCGAATTCTGTTTCAACCAACTGTCTTGAATGGGGACATCGGCCACAATTTCCATCGTCTGATCGAGTCCGACGCTGCCGCGGGTCGTGATCGTGACGTTACTCACATTCATCTTTAGCCCATGATGATGCACGCGGCCGTCGATCAGTTCGAACTTCACTTGTTGTTCGGGCATGGTGAGAACGCCACGCGTGGGCGAGTTGGCGGTTTCCGTGAGCGCGGCTCCCGCAGCGCCGGGAAACAGATTGGCAATGCCCGCATAGTTCCCTTCAGCAATGTCTTTCAACTGCTTGGCCAGGTTGATGTATTGCTGCGATAGCGGACCGGGGCCCACTTCGGCCGTGTGAATGGTCATCACGCCGCCGATGCTGCTCTGCATGGTCTGGGTGAGCGGTACCTTCGCGCCATCAAGATCGATCGAGAACTTTCCTTCCGCGCGAGTAACGCCGGCGAGCATCGGGGCCACGAACTTCATCCAGCCGTCGCACAACTCGGGAGAGATGCGCAGGTTTTGAATCACCGGCCCCTTGTCCATTTCCAATACCGGCGTGCTGCTGGTTAGATTCAAGCGCGGAGCACCGAGAACTTTACCTTCGTTCACGGTGAGGTCGAGCGGGCCGACGAAGACAATGCTTTTTTCCAGCTTCGCTGGAATTGCCCCCTGGCCCATATCCAGCCCCATGTAGCGGGCGGTCTTCCAGCCGATTTCGACCTGCGCGCCAAGTTCAGAACTCACCAGGCCGCCATCACCGGCCGATCCAATCAGCGGGCCACGAATAGCGAACGGGCGGGTCTCTTGGCCCGTGAGTTCAGGAGTTAAGAGCGGCGATGCCTTTGTTGTCGTGTTATTTGCGCCGGGGATGTAACCGTACTGGGCAGCTTCGCGAGTGAGGACAGCCCAGTCGTAGGCAATATTGCCCTTGATATCGGCCACGCAGTTTTTGGTCAGTTGGTTGATCGTACCATCGGCATTGAAGCTGGCTGCCGATGACTGCAACTGCGCTGTCGTCAGGACGAGCACATCGGTGGCCGGATCGTAGCTGGCTTGAGCCCCGACCTTTACCAATTGCTCGGTGCGCCGAACCACGAACGGCCCAGCCGTCGAACCCGAGACGAGTGTTGCAGGCCGAGCGCCCGCGACCGGTGCATCCGGCGTGGCATAGGTGAGATTCTTGATATCGTTCGACCAGACTGCTTCGACCTTGCCATTTCTAAGTGCGGCTTCGAGGCGACCCTCGAGCATGCCGGTCACTTGATAGGTGGGTGGCTCGGCAGAGGGTATCCAGGTCATCAGCCGGGCAAGATCGCCGCGGTAATCGACCACACCTTGCACGGTGGGTGTACCGCCGCTGAGAACGGCTTTCACATTTTCCGCACGCAGCGCGACGGCCGAACTGGCGAGAGTAGTCGAGGTGCTGGTGAATGTCAGATTTTGCTGATCCCAAGTGCCGCTCGTTTCGAGTACGACCTGCGGCTCGGACATCGCCAGACCAGGCCCCGAGAGAGACAACTTGCTGAGCACCAGCTTGCCGGTTTGCAGCTCGGCAGTTTGGAGAGAGAACGTTCCCGCGCCTTGCAGATCAATTCCGCCGGCCGTTCGCCAACCAGCAAGGGGAACGAAAGCTTGTACGCGAGGTTGCCAGGTGGCGAGATCCCCCTTGAGTTTGA
Above is a window of Anatilimnocola aggregata DNA encoding:
- a CDS encoding AsmA family protein; this encodes MAKTKVAPPEDLDDEVSTTSDRSERVRPSRLGWFISRLVVMLLLLGVLVFFLPAIISQPAVWKAGLGFAAPELKDRIHIDSLSLGWLSDIRIKGLILKDDKGSVLAQVAEVASVKPLYALALNSNQLGKFRVLDPKASVVLRADGSNWEDFLKLLPKSEGEPTGPGQPIQFQLELLRGEVTLDDQIAGKQWLVAGINADVDWPADANLPRTGKLSAGIQPAGQLPVAVATGDLQAEFAWQPTAAGLGSGKVLLKANSLALDISQGALRRAGVDIQAAGALSTDLQYDFASDAQDHQLNLKQLSAPNLQVASATYLSTDRPLVSIQSGQGQMQFAGGKLTVLGLDIRTSLLQIAGSGQAVVDELKAATAGGAIAGDSQLQLQGQLDLAAIAAQLPATLHLKNDTRITSGRVNLGLASRNEPTGRIWQVLVQTDNLVAEAAGRQVRWDEPLKLEGTARQSAAGITIEQLVGKASFFELNGSGALAKGEITASADLNRLVAELDQFVDFGDTRLAGNLSAKLNWQQTQGEQWQATAATSVQQFALEAPGVVPWREENLQVGLQVGGRISGTSLEEISSATLSVLSSADQLDANLTKPVTEPSMATAWPLQFKLKGDLATWQPRVQAFVPLAGWRTAGGIDLQGAGTFSLQTAELQTGKLVLSKLSLSGPGLAMSEPQVVLETSGTWDQQNLTFTSTSTTLASSAVALRAENVKAVLSGGTPTVQGVVDYRGDLARLMTWIPSAEPPTYQVTGMLEGRLEAALRNGKVEAVWSNDIKNLTYATPDAPVAGARPATLVSGSTAGPFVVRRTEQLVKVGAQASYDPATDVLVLTTAQLQSSAASFNADGTINQLTKNCVADIKGNIAYDWAVLTREAAQYGYIPGANNTTTKASPLLTPELTGQETRPFAIRGPLIGSAGDGGLVSSELGAQVEIGWKTARYMGLDMGQGAIPAKLEKSIVFVGPLDLTVNEGKVLGAPRLNLTSSTPVLEMDKGPVIQNLRISPELCDGWMKFVAPMLAGVTRAEGKFSIDLDGAKVPLTQTMQSSIGGVMTIHTAEVGPGPLSQQYINLAKQLKDIAEGNYAGIANLFPGAAGAALTETANSPTRGVLTMPEQQVKFELIDGRVHHHGLKMNVSNVTITTRGSVGLDQTMEIVADVPIQDSWLKQNSALAGLKGQSLQIPIRGTLAAPSPDLRVIANLTKDLAGRAATGIFQDKAGEAINKFLPGFNPGAAAPGTTPVAPGTTPAPAVNPLDQFRNIFKK